Proteins encoded by one window of Nomascus leucogenys isolate Asia chromosome 19, Asia_NLE_v1, whole genome shotgun sequence:
- the SOST gene encoding sclerostin, with protein MQLPLALCLVCLLVHAAFRVVEGQGWQAFKNDATEIIPELGEYPEPPPELENNKTMNRAENGGRPPHHPFETKDVSEYSCRELHFTRYVTDGPCRSAKPITELVCSGQCGPARLLPNAIGRGKWWRPSGPDFRCIPDRYRAQRVQLLCPGGAAPRTRKVRLVASCKCKRLTRFHNQSELKDFGTEAARPQKGRKPRPRARSAKANQAELENAY; from the exons ATGCAGCTCCCACTGGCCCTGTGTCTCGTCTGCCTGCTGGTACACGCAGCCTTCCGTGTAGTGGAGGGCCAGGGGTGGCAGGCCTTCAAGAATGATGCCACGGAAATCATCCCCGAGCTCGGAGAGTACCCCGAGCCTCCACCGGAGCTGGAGAACAACAAGACCATGAACCGGGCGGAGAACGGAGGGCGGCCTCCCCACCACCCCTTTGAGACCAAAG ACGTGTCCGAGTACAGCTGCCGCGAGCTGCACTTCACCCGCTACGTGACCGACGGGCCGTGCCGCAGCGCCAAGCCCATCACTGAGCTGGTGTGCTCCGGCCAGTGCGGCCCGGCGCGCCTGCTGCCCAACGCCATCGGCCGCGGCAAGTGGTGGCGACCGAGTGGGCCCGACTTCCGCTGCATCCCCGACCGCTACCGCGCGCAGCGCGTGCAGCTACTGTGTCCCGGTGGTGCGGCGCCGCGCACGCGCAAGGTGCGCCTGGTGGCCTCGTGCAAGTGCAAGCGCCTCACCCGCTTCCACAACCAGTCGGAGCTCAAGGACTTCGGGACCGAGGCCGCTCGGCCGCAGAAGGGCCGGAAGCCGCGGCCCCGCGCCCGGAGCGCCAAAGCCAACCAGGCCGAGCTGGAGAACGCCTACTAG